One genomic region from Quercus robur chromosome 4, dhQueRobu3.1, whole genome shotgun sequence encodes:
- the LOC126721607 gene encoding uncharacterized protein LOC126721607 → MGFRDIAMFNDSLLVKQAWRLLKHPNSLLHKVFKTRFFPNCTFMEAKHSSGGSHAWNSILHGRDVLLRGCRWRIGNGKAMSICQDHWLPRKNMPQVLSPMVETLAGAKVEILIKEDTRQWDYRLIDGMFTLEEADLIKSIPLSRCKAKDTLFWPFISNGIYTSKSVYRFLKSEEQTEIGEEQRAQIKELWRKIWSLQVPNKIKNLVWRACRNSLPTKDNLVQRPIIESLTCDRCK, encoded by the coding sequence CCAAACTCATTATTGCACAAAGTTTTTAAGACGCGCTTCTTTCCAAATTGCACTTTTATGGAGGCTAAACACTCAAGTGGTGGCTCTCATGCTTGGAATAGCATATTGCATGGAAGGGATGTATTACTTAGGGGCTGCAGATGGAGGATTGGGAATGGGAAGGCAATGAGTATATGCCAAGACCACTGGCTGCCAAGGAAAAACATGCCACAAGTTTTATCACCCATGGTGGAAACATTGGCTGGTGCAAAAGTTGAGATATTGATCAAGGAAGACACAAGGCAGTGGGACTACCGCTTGATAGATGGAATGTTCACCCTGGAGGAAGCGGACTTGATCAAATCAATACCACTCTCTAGATGCAAGGCAAAGGATACTTTATTTTGGCCTTTCATAAGTAATGGAATCTACACAAGTAAGTCTGTGTACAGATTTTTGAAGTCCGAAGAACAAACCGAGATTGGTGAAGAACAGAGGGCGCAAATTAAGGAATTGTGGCGGAAAATTTGGTCTCTTCAAGTACCGAATAAAATCAAGAATTTGGTGTGGAGGGCATGCCGTAACTCATTGCCAACAAAAGATAATTTGGTGCAGCGACCTATCATCGAAAGCCTGACATGTGATCGCTGCAAATAG